TAGCCCAGCGGCTTCGTGAAGGTGCGCCACACGAAAGGCGCACGCAGCAGCAGCGGGTGCAGCGCGGCCTGGGCGAAGGCGCGGTGCAGCGGTGCGTCTTCTTCGGGCAGGCTCGCTGCCTCGGCCTCGAGCCGTATCAGGAACTCCTTGCCCTTGACCATCAGCGGCTCGGCCATGGACGCGAACACGTCTTCCTGCAGGCGGCCATCGGGCGCCTTGGGCAGCGAGGCCGCGAGGTCGGCCTGGTCGACCCAGCGGGCCGTCTCGGCGAGGAAGGCGCGAAACTCGCTGATGGCCACCTGGTACGTGTGGCGAACCTTGAATCGCTCTTCCCAGTCCTGCACGAAGCGCTGGGCTTCGTGGCGCACCTGATCGACGTTGCCGTGCGCCACGGCATTGAGGTCGGACCATTCGTCCGTGAGCGCCACCGACACCACGGCCATGAGGCCGGTGTTGAGCATGCCCACCACCACGGCCTTGCCCTTGTACAGCGCCTGGTCGCCCGAGCGGATGGTGAGCTCGCTCAGCACCTCGCTCACCTGCACGATGGAGTACGGGTTGTAGATCTCCATCACCAGGGCGCGGCGCTGCACGCTGGTGAGCGTGCCCCGGGCCGCTTCACCCTGGCTGTTGCGAAACGAAATGGCTGGATCGTAGGGGCGCTGGAATTGCACGGCTGATCTGATCTGCGGACGTTGTTCAGGCGTCGCGGATCCCGCGCCGAACCAGAGGCGAGTGTAGTGAAGACCTCGCCCCCTGTTTCAACTTCTTGCTCACGCCTGCGTGAGCAGGCCGTTCACGCGCCGCACATAGGCCGCCGGGTCTTCGGGCAGACCGCCCTCGGCGAGCAGCGCCTGATCGAACAGCACCTGCGCGAGGTCGTCGAAATGCGCCGAGCCTTCGAGGCGCTTGACCAGCGGGTGGCCGGCGTTGATCTCGAGGATGGGTTTGACCTCGGGCGCCTGCTGTCCGGCCTGCTTGAGCAGGCGCGCGAGCTGCAGCGAGTAGTCGCCGTCGGCCACCACCAGGCAGGCCGGCGAGTCGACCAGGCGCGAGCTCACGCGCACGTCCTTGGCCTTGTCCTTGAGGCTTTCGCGCAGCTTCTCGAGCACCGGCTTGAAGCCCTCGGCCGCTTCCTCCGCGGCCTTGCGCTCGGCCTCGTCCTGCAGGTCGCCCAGGTCGACCGCGCCCTTGGCCACGCTCTGCAGCGGCGTGCCCTCGAACTCGGTCAGGAAAGACAGCGCCCACTCGTCCACGCGGTCGGCCATCAGCAGCACCTCGATGCCCTTCTGGCGGAACAGCTCGAGCTGCGGGCTGTTGCGGGCGGCGGCCAGGGTCTCGGCCGTGAGGTAGTAGATGGCCTTCTGGCCGTCCTTCATGCGCGCCTTGTAGTCGGCGAGCGCGGTGGTGTCGGTCTGCGTGGTGCTCGCAAAGCGCAGCAGCTTCGCGATCTTGTCGCGGTTGGCGAAGTCTTCGCCCAGGCCTTCCTTGAGCACGGCGCCGAAGGCGGCATAGAACGTCGCGTATTTCTCGCCGTCCTTGCTGAGCTCGTCGAGCATGGCGAGCACGCGGCGGGTGTTGCCCTCGCGGATGGCGCGCACGTCGCGGCTTTCCTGCAGCAGCTCGCGGCTCACGTTGAGCGGCAGGTCCGCCGAGTCCACCACGCCCTTGACCCAGCGCAGGTAGGCCGGCATGAGGCTCTCGGCCTCGTCCATGATGAACACGCGCTTGACGTAGAGCTTGATGCCGGCCTTGCGGTCGCGGTTCCACAGGTCGTGCGGCGCGTGCGCGGGGATGTAGAGCAGCTGCGTGTACTCGGTGCTGCCTTCCACGCGGTTGTGGCTCCAGGCCAGGGGCGCTTCGCTGTCGTGGCTCAGGGTCTTGTAGAACTCGGTGTACTGCTCGTCGCTCACGTCCTTCTTGGGGCGCGACCAGAGTGCGTTGGCCGAGTTGACGGTCTCCCACTCGGGCTTGGTCACGTACTCGCTCTTCTCGGCGTCCCAGGCCTCGGCCTGCATGCGGATGGGCAGACTGATGTGGTCGCTGTAGCGCTCGATGATGGTCTTGAGCTTCCAGTGGTTGAGGTACTCGGTCTTGTCCTCGCGCAGGTGCAGGATGACGCTGGTGCCGCGCTCGGCGCGCTCGATCGCCTCGACCTCGAAGTCGCCGCTGCCGCCGCTGCTCCAGCGCACGCCCTCGGCCGCGGGCAGGCCCGCGCGGCGGCTCTCCACCACGATGCGGTCGGCCACGATGAAGCCCGAATAAAAGCCCACGCCGAACTGGCCGATGAGCTGGGCGTCCGACTTCTGGTCGCCGCTCAACTTGCTCACGAAATCGCGCGTGCCGCTCTTGGCGATGGTGCCCAGGTGGTCGATCGCCTCCTGCGCGCTCATGCCGATGCCGTTGTCGGTGATGGTGATGGTGCGGGCGGCCTTGTCGAAGGCCACGCGCACCTGGAGCTCGGGCGCGTCCTCGTAGAGCGCGGCGTTGTTCAGGGCCTCGAAGCGCAGCTTGTCGCAGGCGTCCGAGGCGTTGGAGACCAGCTCGCGCAGGAAGATGTCGGGGTTGGAGTACAGCGAGTGCGTCACGAGGTGCAGCAGCTGGGCCACCTCGGCCTGGAAGGAATGGGTCTGTTTGCTCATGGCTGGAATGGTGAGGGAGAGGGAAAACGCCCGCCTGGGCACAAGCCGCGGCGCATTTGGGGATGCGGCCCAGGTTTTTCAAGACCCGGGTACGCCGCCCGCGCGGCGGCTCATCCGGCCGACGCGTCGGGTGGCGCCAGCCAGCGCCGCAACTGATCGGCCACGGCGGGGCTGGACAGGAGGTCGAGATGGCCGGTGCGGTAGACCACGCGCTGGTTGCCGCGCGCGAAGGCGAGCCGGCGCGCGGGGTCGTCGTGCTCGCCCAGCGCGCTGCGCAGCGGCACCAGGCCGTCGCCCACCAGCCGGTCGGCCAGCAGGTCGCGACGCGAAGCCAGGCAGGCTGCGACGGCCAGGCAGACCACGCCCTCGGGCAGCGGCAGGGGCGCCTCGGGCGCGGCCTCGTCGGCAGCGCGCACCTGGCCGTGGCGCAGGTCGGTGATGCCCGCGCTGCGCAGCCGGCCCAGGCGCGCCAGCGGGGCCGAGAACGGCGACGAGGCGAGCAGCAGATCGGCGCCATGGCCCGCGCGCTCCAGCGGTGCGCCGTGGTGCGGCGTGCCCAGGAACACCAGGTGGCGCACCCGGTGCGGCCAGCGGTGTCCGGCGCGCTGCCCCGCGTGCATGGCACTGCGCGCCAGCAGGCCACCCATGCTGTGGCCGACCAGCGTGATGCCCTGCAGCGCTGCCGGCCAAACCGACAG
This is a stretch of genomic DNA from Hydrogenophaga crocea. It encodes these proteins:
- the htpG gene encoding molecular chaperone HtpG codes for the protein MSKQTHSFQAEVAQLLHLVTHSLYSNPDIFLRELVSNASDACDKLRFEALNNAALYEDAPELQVRVAFDKAARTITITDNGIGMSAQEAIDHLGTIAKSGTRDFVSKLSGDQKSDAQLIGQFGVGFYSGFIVADRIVVESRRAGLPAAEGVRWSSGGSGDFEVEAIERAERGTSVILHLREDKTEYLNHWKLKTIIERYSDHISLPIRMQAEAWDAEKSEYVTKPEWETVNSANALWSRPKKDVSDEQYTEFYKTLSHDSEAPLAWSHNRVEGSTEYTQLLYIPAHAPHDLWNRDRKAGIKLYVKRVFIMDEAESLMPAYLRWVKGVVDSADLPLNVSRELLQESRDVRAIREGNTRRVLAMLDELSKDGEKYATFYAAFGAVLKEGLGEDFANRDKIAKLLRFASTTQTDTTALADYKARMKDGQKAIYYLTAETLAAARNSPQLELFRQKGIEVLLMADRVDEWALSFLTEFEGTPLQSVAKGAVDLGDLQDEAERKAAEEAAEGFKPVLEKLRESLKDKAKDVRVSSRLVDSPACLVVADGDYSLQLARLLKQAGQQAPEVKPILEINAGHPLVKRLEGSAHFDDLAQVLFDQALLAEGGLPEDPAAYVRRVNGLLTQA